One genomic segment of Brassica napus cultivar Da-Ae chromosome A3, Da-Ae, whole genome shotgun sequence includes these proteins:
- the LOC106411465 gene encoding 60S ribosomal protein L32-1 translates to MAVPLLTKKVVKKRSAKFIRPQSDRRITVKESWRRPKGIDSRVRRKFKGVTLMPNVGYGSDKKTRHYLPNGFKKFVVHNTSDLELLMMHNRTYCAEIAHNVSTKKRKAIVERASQLDIVVTNRLARLRSQEDE, encoded by the exons ATGGCCGTCCCTTTGCTTACGAAGAAGGTGGTAAAGAAGAGGTCCGCCAAGTTCATCAGACCCCAGAGCGACCGCAGAATCACCGTCAAG GAAAGCTGGAGGAGGCCAAAGGGTATTGACTCCAGGGTCCGAAGGAAGTTCAAAGGTGTGACATTGATGCCCAATGTCGGTTACGGATCTGACAAGAAGACCCGTCACTACCTCCCCAATGGGTTCAAGAAGTTCGTTGTTCACAACACGAGTGACCTCGAGTTGTTGATGATGCACAACAGGACTTACTGCGCAGAGATTGCACACAACGTCTCCACCAAGAAGAGGAAGGCTATCGTCGAGAGAGCTTCTCAGCTGGATATCGTTGTTACCAACAGGCTTGCTAGGCTCCGCAGCCAAGAAGACGAGTGA